A single genomic interval of Candidatus Binatia bacterium harbors:
- a CDS encoding ATP-binding protein, which translates to MKYVHRKLEKQLSRAVRAFPALVLTGPRRAGKTWLLRHLFPKASYFLLEDPDVVARLRADPHGFLDAVKTPAILDEVQNVPEIFAYVRSRIDRQPRRVGQWLLTGSQEASLMQGVTESMAGRAAVLHLLPFSTRETPKVTLLRGGYPEVVARPESARLWFSSYLQTYLERDVRAVTAVKDLATFRRFLALVASQHGQVLNKTDLAAPLGVSVPTVGQWLGVLETTAQILIVPPFYENLGKRLIKSPKVYVADSGLACHLLGIDSPAELAKSPFHGALFEGFIASEVVKAQAGSGKRPEIYYFRDEQGLEVDFLVPGRSGTVSLLECKAARTVTPFDAAPMQRLAEALRKKRRGARAELHLVYQAPKTPTATRAVAPGVRAWASQDFLRQL; encoded by the coding sequence ATGAAATACGTCCACCGAAAACTTGAAAAGCAGCTAAGCCGGGCGGTGCGCGCTTTTCCCGCGCTCGTTCTGACGGGTCCGCGGCGGGCCGGCAAGACCTGGTTGCTGCGGCATCTGTTCCCCAAGGCCAGTTACTTTCTGCTCGAAGACCCCGACGTGGTCGCCCGTCTCAGAGCCGATCCGCACGGCTTCCTCGACGCGGTGAAAACACCGGCGATTCTCGATGAGGTCCAGAACGTTCCCGAGATATTCGCCTACGTGCGCTCGCGCATCGACCGGCAGCCGCGCCGTGTCGGGCAGTGGCTGCTGACCGGCTCGCAGGAAGCGTCGCTGATGCAAGGCGTGACGGAGTCCATGGCGGGTCGCGCGGCGGTTTTGCACTTGCTGCCTTTTTCGACGCGTGAGACGCCGAAGGTGACGCTGTTACGCGGCGGTTATCCGGAAGTGGTCGCGCGCCCTGAGAGCGCGCGGTTGTGGTTCAGCTCGTACCTCCAGACCTATCTGGAGCGCGATGTTCGCGCCGTGACGGCGGTGAAGGACCTCGCGACGTTCCGCCGGTTTTTGGCGCTGGTGGCAAGCCAGCACGGGCAGGTATTGAACAAGACCGACCTTGCCGCGCCGCTCGGCGTGAGCGTGCCCACCGTGGGTCAGTGGCTCGGCGTGCTGGAAACGACCGCGCAGATTCTGATTGTCCCGCCGTTTTACGAAAATCTCGGCAAGCGGTTGATCAAGTCGCCGAAAGTGTATGTCGCCGACTCCGGCCTCGCGTGTCATTTGCTGGGAATCGATTCGCCGGCCGAGCTCGCCAAGTCGCCGTTTCACGGCGCCTTGTTCGAGGGCTTCATCGCCTCGGAGGTAGTGAAGGCCCAGGCCGGCTCCGGCAAGCGGCCGGAGATTTATTATTTCCGCGACGAGCAGGGGCTGGAAGTGGATTTTCTCGTGCCCGGTCGCAGTGGAACGGTGTCGCTGCTCGAGTGCAAGGCGGCGCGCACCGTCACGCCGTTCGACGCGGCGCCGATGCAGCGCCTGGCCGAGGCGCTGCGCAAAAAACGCCGGGGCGCGAGGGCGGAATTGCATCTGGTTTACCAGGCTCCGAAAACTCCGACAGCGACCCGCGCGGTCGCGCCGGGCGTACGCGCATGGGCATCGCAGGATTTTCTGCGCCAACTGTGA
- a CDS encoding Rieske 2Fe-2S domain-containing protein — MLTREENELLTRVGPGTVMGEFMRQYWLPVLLSFELAERDGATLRVRLLGEDLIAFRDTQGRVGLLGAHCSHRGAPLFYGRNEECGLRCVYHGWKYDVNGNCLDMPSEPPESNFKDKIRHTAYPCQERGGVVWTYMGKLRPLPSLPEMEWNLVPDENRYLAKRIQFCNFAQALEGEIDQSHVSFLHAPADQLKPEIFEGSDGVSLWRKKDTHPRFYVTDTEYGVLIGARRDIDEQNCYWRITQFLLPFYTMTGPYGENPTRHSRMWIPVDDETTMLIAATFHPLRPLAEKEIARLRAGAGAGFVGADKFLPPTNEPGGRWRPKAGRENDFFFDRELQRTRLFSGIPEFWAQDAGVQEGMGAIYDRTREHLGTSDAAIIRARDRLIDAARAFKENQAAPAGALDPAIYRVRGAAAVLPKDADWIEATKELRKFVPGINPSAPPR, encoded by the coding sequence GTGCTTACGCGCGAAGAGAACGAGCTGCTGACGCGAGTCGGGCCCGGCACGGTCATGGGCGAGTTCATGAGGCAATACTGGCTGCCGGTTTTGCTTTCATTCGAACTCGCCGAGCGCGACGGCGCGACCCTCAGGGTCAGACTGCTGGGAGAGGATTTGATCGCTTTCCGCGATACCCAGGGACGGGTCGGCCTGTTAGGCGCTCACTGTTCTCACCGCGGCGCTCCGCTCTTTTACGGGCGCAATGAGGAGTGCGGGCTGCGCTGTGTTTACCACGGCTGGAAGTACGATGTGAACGGCAACTGCCTGGACATGCCGAGCGAGCCGCCCGAGAGTAACTTCAAGGATAAGATCCGCCATACGGCCTACCCGTGTCAGGAGCGTGGAGGGGTCGTTTGGACCTATATGGGAAAGTTGAGGCCGCTGCCGTCGCTGCCTGAGATGGAGTGGAATCTCGTGCCGGATGAAAATCGCTACCTGGCAAAGCGCATCCAGTTCTGCAATTTCGCGCAGGCATTGGAGGGGGAGATCGACCAGAGCCACGTCTCCTTCCTTCATGCCCCCGCCGATCAGCTCAAACCCGAAATCTTCGAAGGATCGGACGGAGTGAGCCTGTGGCGCAAGAAGGATACTCATCCGCGTTTTTACGTCACGGATACGGAGTACGGCGTCTTGATCGGAGCGCGCCGGGATATCGATGAACAGAACTGTTATTGGCGCATCACGCAATTCCTTCTGCCGTTTTACACCATGACCGGCCCTTACGGCGAAAACCCGACGCGGCATAGCCGCATGTGGATTCCCGTGGACGACGAGACGACGATGCTCATCGCCGCGACTTTCCACCCGTTGCGACCGCTGGCGGAGAAAGAGATCGCCCGGCTGCGCGCCGGCGCGGGCGCAGGATTCGTCGGCGCGGATAAATTCCTGCCGCCCACCAACGAGCCGGGGGGAAGGTGGCGCCCCAAGGCGGGCCGGGAAAACGATTTCTTCTTCGATCGGGAATTGCAGCGGACCAGGCTCTTCTCTGGTATCCCTGAATTTTGGGCGCAGGACGCGGGAGTGCAGGAAGGGATGGGGGCGATCTACGACCGCACGCGGGAGCATCTGGGAACGAGCGATGCGGCGATCATCCGCGCGCGCGATCGTCTGATAGATGCGGCCAGGGCGTTCAAAGAAAACCAAGCCGCGCCGGCGGGCGCGCTCGACCCCGCGATTTACCGGGTGCGCGGCGCCGCGGCGGTCCTGCCCAAAGACGCCGACTGGATCGAGGCGACCAAAGAGCTCCGCAAATTCGTCCCCGGGATCAATCCTTCCGCGCCGCCGAGATGA
- a CDS encoding peptidoglycan-binding domain-containing protein, which translates to MKARKRLLLAFSIIGAVAFATLAVWAQVKEGQSQSGSQSQTGVQAQSGNEQGASGMSRSGATAGNEEIKKVQQALKDKGQDPGAIDGVMGPKTKDALKAFQEKQGLKATGTLDEQTKKALGIEQGASSGRGSSARSGKSGGDAGATGSEGKELKRGAEGGKQQ; encoded by the coding sequence ATGAAAGCACGCAAAAGATTGCTCTTAGCGTTTTCGATAATCGGAGCAGTAGCCTTTGCCACGCTGGCGGTCTGGGCGCAAGTCAAAGAAGGACAAAGTCAGAGCGGATCGCAGAGTCAGACAGGCGTCCAAGCGCAGAGCGGCAACGAACAAGGCGCGTCGGGTATGTCGCGGTCGGGCGCGACGGCGGGCAACGAAGAGATCAAGAAAGTCCAGCAAGCCTTGAAAGACAAGGGCCAAGATCCGGGAGCTATCGACGGCGTCATGGGTCCAAAAACCAAAGACGCGCTCAAGGCCTTCCAAGAAAAGCAGGGTCTGAAGGCGACCGGAACGCTCGACGAGCAGACCAAAAAAGCCCTCGGGATAGAGCAGGGCGCATCCTCGGGACGAGGCTCCTCGGCTCGTTCGGGAAAGTCCGGCGGTGACGCGGGCGCTACGGGCAGTGAAGGCAAAGAGTTAAAGCGCGGGGCCGAAGGCGGGAAACAGCAGTAG
- a CDS encoding serine protease, whose product MGRCERFCFIFGLILVLSFPSVAETNFLTEPTQLAAEGARFTWEDAQSKSVKILIQYKERDGSWKQTDLGSGFLISSDGLFVTAYHVMKYCLKNNQTKSGYSVSVDCSAEHPLLRYRAQNRGKEFEIELVSHLTSEESTKAGVQTPDDTIKRRDFVIGRLKRPQPGVGFPHWELRDFQKGMIDLTRPAADFDLKPLVPPKKVYLAGYPGDRDFAIARGFLNLTDDRHRGYFAADIELYESRYLEAQGIPSDTKWGIAVENHMSGGAVVDFSGNVVGVIVNGDARTAGVLSIENFLETFFSRSPAPGKRPAVFLGPAKTPLYLRDGSESAALLE is encoded by the coding sequence ATGGGCCGTTGCGAGAGATTTTGTTTCATCTTCGGGTTGATCCTGGTTCTGTCGTTTCCCTCCGTCGCCGAAACCAATTTCCTCACCGAACCTACCCAGCTTGCAGCGGAAGGAGCTCGCTTTACCTGGGAAGACGCTCAATCGAAGAGCGTGAAAATCCTGATCCAATACAAAGAACGGGACGGGAGCTGGAAGCAAACCGACCTGGGATCGGGTTTTCTTATCTCATCCGACGGCCTCTTTGTCACCGCGTATCATGTCATGAAATACTGCCTGAAGAATAACCAGACCAAATCCGGGTACTCCGTTTCGGTCGACTGTTCGGCAGAACATCCCTTGCTCCGATACCGGGCGCAAAATAGGGGTAAGGAGTTCGAGATCGAGCTCGTGTCACATCTCACAAGCGAGGAGTCGACGAAAGCCGGGGTTCAGACTCCGGACGATACGATCAAGCGCCGGGACTTCGTCATCGGCCGTCTCAAGAGGCCGCAGCCCGGCGTCGGGTTTCCCCATTGGGAGCTGAGGGATTTTCAAAAAGGCATGATCGACTTGACCCGTCCGGCGGCCGACTTCGATTTGAAGCCGCTCGTCCCGCCGAAAAAAGTTTATCTCGCCGGGTATCCGGGCGACCGCGATTTTGCCATCGCTCGAGGCTTCCTGAATTTGACCGACGATCGTCACCGCGGATATTTCGCGGCGGACATCGAACTGTACGAGAGCCGCTACCTTGAAGCCCAGGGTATTCCATCCGACACGAAGTGGGGCATCGCCGTGGAGAACCACATGAGCGGCGGAGCCGTCGTCGATTTTTCCGGGAATGTCGTCGGCGTGATCGTCAACGGCGACGCCCGGACCGCCGGCGTTCTGTCGATAGAAAATTTCCTCGAGACTTTTTTCTCGAGATCTCCAGCACCCGGCAAGCGGCCTGCGGTTTTTTTGGGGCCGGCCAAAACCCCTTTATATTTAAGGGACGGCTCTGAGTCTGCCGCGCTCCTTGAATGA
- a CDS encoding ABC transporter ATP-binding protein → MAAVQAQNLRKSFSTPEGVVPALDGVSFEVQSGKFFTLLGPSGCGKTTTLRCVAGLERPNGGEIAIGGKTVFSSQRKLFVPGNRRDVGMVFQSYAIWPHMSVYENVAFPLKVRKVPERLIRSQALESLELVGLASLADRSATQLSGGQQQRVALARALVAKPKLLLLDEPLSNLDAKLRMQMRWEIKDLQSRLGTTTLYVTHDQVEALAISDEIALMNKGRIIQVGTPKEIYRDPVNEFAADFIGAANIIHGELLEGPDERHRSRVKTDLGEFDATVQPGIGEIGNGVLIAFRPENVFISSTGKPDGHNVFEGEVQGFTYLGECAEFNVAVAGRRIQARGDADMELKKGMTVYLQIPAEKCLAIRRGEI, encoded by the coding sequence ATGGCGGCCGTCCAAGCGCAAAACCTCCGCAAGAGCTTTTCCACCCCTGAAGGGGTGGTGCCGGCTCTGGACGGCGTGAGCTTCGAGGTTCAGAGCGGAAAGTTTTTCACCTTGTTGGGGCCCTCGGGATGCGGCAAGACGACCACCTTGCGCTGTGTCGCCGGGCTGGAACGGCCGAATGGCGGCGAGATCGCCATCGGCGGGAAAACGGTTTTTTCCTCGCAGCGAAAACTTTTTGTCCCAGGCAACCGGCGCGACGTCGGGATGGTTTTTCAATCCTATGCGATCTGGCCGCACATGAGCGTGTACGAGAACGTCGCGTTTCCTCTAAAGGTGCGCAAGGTGCCGGAGCGGCTGATTCGATCGCAGGCGTTGGAGTCGCTGGAGCTCGTTGGGCTCGCGTCACTGGCCGACCGGAGCGCCACTCAGCTTTCCGGCGGACAGCAGCAGCGCGTCGCGCTCGCCCGGGCGCTGGTAGCCAAGCCAAAGCTTTTGCTCCTCGACGAGCCGCTCAGCAACCTGGACGCCAAGCTGAGGATGCAGATGAGGTGGGAGATCAAAGATCTCCAGAGCCGCCTGGGGACCACGACTCTCTACGTCACTCATGACCAGGTGGAAGCGCTGGCGATCTCGGACGAGATCGCGCTCATGAACAAAGGGAGGATTATCCAGGTCGGAACTCCCAAGGAAATCTATCGGGACCCGGTCAACGAGTTCGCGGCCGACTTCATCGGCGCCGCCAACATTATCCATGGCGAGCTGCTCGAAGGTCCGGACGAGCGCCACCGTTCGCGGGTCAAGACCGACCTCGGTGAATTTGACGCGACCGTTCAACCCGGGATAGGCGAGATCGGAAACGGGGTTTTGATCGCTTTCAGGCCAGAAAATGTTTTCATCTCTTCGACCGGCAAGCCCGACGGTCACAACGTTTTTGAAGGAGAAGTGCAAGGTTTTACCTACCTCGGAGAATGCGCGGAATTCAACGTCGCCGTAGCGGGCCGGAGAATTCAGGCCAGAGGCGATGCGGACATGGAGCTGAAAAAAGGGATGACGGTCTATCTACAGATACCGGCCGAAAAGTGTCTGGCGATCCGGCGCGGGGAGATTTGA
- a CDS encoding extracellular solute-binding protein: MLTQTLALFVAGSIASAAGAIAAESKHSPEIQRLITAAREKGEGELNLSWGSSLGGAAGAKRFEALLNRLYGINIRVGFTPAPSMTQMAGKVSLEVAAGQKPSTDILLGTESHYGDLLGRNVLEEYDYAKLSPRIIKEAVAFKNVGVEIAGIVPGITYNSDLVSPAEAPKKLADVLNPKWKGKIASTANAALFDRTAARPEWGAERMKGFVRKLSDQIGGLLRCQENNRIVSREFVMMVLNCGSYQIRREKAKGAPLEHIVPEDGSTVGFFHLGVPRNSAHPNLAKLYINALMSEEGQRMIYEMEFTDHYELPGSQSAAEIAHLKAKGIPVLKVGVKFIADHPELPKLSDELIRILRQR, translated from the coding sequence ATGCTTACGCAAACTCTGGCGCTCTTCGTCGCCGGCTCGATCGCATCCGCCGCCGGCGCCATCGCCGCCGAGTCCAAACATTCACCCGAGATTCAACGCCTGATTACGGCCGCCCGGGAGAAGGGAGAAGGCGAGCTCAATCTCTCGTGGGGGAGCAGCCTGGGAGGGGCCGCGGGAGCGAAGAGATTCGAGGCGTTGCTCAACCGTCTCTACGGCATCAACATAAGGGTCGGCTTCACGCCGGCTCCGTCGATGACGCAGATGGCGGGGAAGGTCAGCCTCGAAGTCGCGGCGGGCCAGAAGCCGTCGACGGACATCCTGCTCGGCACGGAATCGCACTACGGCGATCTGCTCGGCCGAAACGTGCTGGAAGAATACGATTATGCGAAGCTCTCGCCGCGCATCATCAAAGAGGCCGTCGCGTTCAAGAACGTCGGCGTCGAGATAGCCGGCATCGTGCCGGGAATCACCTACAACAGCGATCTCGTGTCGCCCGCCGAGGCGCCCAAGAAGCTCGCGGACGTCTTGAATCCGAAGTGGAAAGGCAAGATAGCCTCGACGGCGAACGCCGCGCTTTTCGACCGCACCGCGGCGCGGCCCGAGTGGGGCGCGGAGAGAATGAAGGGGTTTGTCAGAAAGCTGTCGGACCAGATCGGCGGCTTGTTGCGCTGTCAGGAGAACAACCGCATCGTCAGCCGGGAGTTTGTGATGATGGTGTTGAATTGCGGCAGTTACCAGATTCGCCGCGAGAAGGCCAAAGGAGCGCCGCTCGAGCATATCGTTCCGGAAGACGGCAGCACGGTCGGCTTTTTCCACCTCGGCGTGCCGCGCAACTCCGCGCATCCGAACCTGGCCAAGCTATACATCAACGCGCTCATGAGCGAAGAGGGGCAGAGAATGATCTATGAGATGGAGTTTACCGATCACTATGAATTGCCCGGCTCTCAGTCGGCGGCCGAGATCGCGCATTTGAAGGCTAAAGGGATTCCGGTTCTGAAAGTGGGCGTCAAATTTATTGCCGATCACCCCGAGCTGCCGAAATTGTCGGACGAGTTGATCAGAATCTTGCGCCAGCGCTAG
- a CDS encoding Gfo/Idh/MocA family oxidoreductase: MNGLANNRPVLRLGIAGLGRAATSMLPSLVAHPRVKITAAADLRKEAREKFRSEFHAEVYERVEDLCGSSHVDGVYIATPHQCHAEHVIAAAERHKHVIVEKPMALSIEECEAMNGAAERNGICLLVGHTHGFDPPILKMGEIARSGELGRVRMIHTWNFTDFLYRPRRPEELDTRLGGGVVFNQVPHQIDVVRWLGGGLVRSVRAMTGIWDPDRPTEGSVTAYLEFVDGAAATAVYSGYDRFDTDEFHDWVGESGQPKTSDRHGQARAALGRIKNPEEEAALKAATGYGGSRQRREAFAPSDAQRRHPHFGMTIVSCERGDMRPSPDGVFIYDDAGRHEVPVPLGRAVPDKGRVVDEFYDAVINNGPLLHNGRWGEATLEVCLAILASARERREIFLHRQVAAPF; the protein is encoded by the coding sequence ATGAACGGTCTGGCGAACAACCGGCCGGTGTTGAGATTGGGAATCGCAGGCCTGGGAAGGGCGGCGACTTCCATGCTGCCCAGTCTGGTCGCCCATCCGCGGGTCAAGATCACGGCGGCGGCGGATCTCAGAAAAGAGGCCCGCGAGAAGTTTCGCTCGGAATTTCACGCCGAGGTCTACGAGCGCGTCGAGGATCTTTGCGGCAGCTCGCACGTGGACGGCGTCTATATCGCCACGCCGCACCAGTGCCACGCCGAGCACGTCATCGCGGCGGCTGAGCGCCATAAGCACGTGATCGTGGAGAAGCCCATGGCGCTCTCGATCGAAGAGTGCGAGGCGATGAACGGCGCGGCGGAACGCAACGGAATCTGTCTTCTCGTCGGCCATACGCACGGCTTCGACCCGCCGATTTTGAAAATGGGCGAGATCGCGCGCAGCGGCGAGTTGGGCCGGGTGAGGATGATCCACACGTGGAATTTTACCGACTTTCTCTACCGGCCGCGGCGGCCCGAGGAGTTGGACACGCGGCTCGGCGGCGGCGTCGTGTTCAACCAGGTTCCGCACCAGATCGACGTGGTGCGATGGCTCGGCGGCGGCCTGGTGAGGAGCGTCCGCGCGATGACGGGAATCTGGGATCCCGATCGTCCCACGGAGGGAAGCGTTACGGCGTATCTCGAGTTCGTCGATGGGGCGGCGGCCACGGCGGTGTACAGCGGTTACGATCGCTTCGATACCGACGAGTTTCATGATTGGGTTGGGGAGAGCGGTCAGCCCAAAACATCGGATCGGCACGGTCAGGCTCGCGCCGCGCTTGGCCGCATCAAAAATCCTGAAGAGGAGGCCGCGCTCAAAGCCGCCACCGGATACGGCGGGTCGCGGCAGCGACGCGAAGCCTTCGCGCCTAGCGACGCGCAGCGGCGCCACCCTCACTTCGGCATGACCATCGTGAGCTGCGAGCGCGGCGACATGCGGCCCTCGCCTGACGGCGTTTTTATTTATGACGATGCGGGAAGGCACGAAGTCCCGGTGCCGCTGGGAAGGGCGGTGCCGGACAAAGGAAGAGTCGTCGACGAGTTCTACGACGCCGTGATCAATAACGGGCCGCTGCTGCACAACGGCCGCTGGGGCGAGGCGACGCTGGAAGTCTGCCTGGCGATCCTCGCGTCGGCTCGGGAAAGACGAGAAATTTTTTTGCACCGGCAGGTGGCGGCACCGTTCTGA
- a CDS encoding UbiD family decarboxylase produces the protein MSFKSLRDFLTTLDERGELKKIDGADWNLEMGALTELMWEANGPALLFDAIKDYPRGYRVATNLFATKKRCLLALGMPEELPEDEAVEKFEEILAKYKPLPPRQVSGGPVTENVLHGDQVDLFRFPAPKWHELDGGRYLGTGCCVIQKDPDGGWINVATYRIALHDQRTTGIFISEGHQGTAIEKKYWAKGQSCPVAVSLGHDPMLFLASSGGFGFDWGVSEYDVAGYLGGAPVEVIVDEYTGLPIPANSEIVLVGEIPPPEAELRPEGPFGEFTGYYASGTRPEPVIRVKAIYHRHEPILQGSPPLMPRGHWGYSFALPVKKRNVKRKLLASGIPDVLDDCTLAIPGVEVIKVRQRDAEHARKVGLKALEVSSARVIIVVDEDIDIRNPAQVLWAVGTRCDPESAVDIVKDCKTHGLDPLLPPDKRSQKNFTTAKMVLNACRPYGWREDFPPVNRCTNELRANTLKKWSGLFTGREVKA, from the coding sequence ATGAGCTTCAAAAGCCTGCGCGACTTTCTAACGACCCTTGACGAGCGCGGTGAATTAAAAAAGATCGACGGCGCGGACTGGAATCTGGAGATGGGCGCGCTCACGGAGCTGATGTGGGAAGCGAACGGTCCCGCTTTGCTCTTCGACGCCATCAAGGATTATCCGCGCGGCTATCGCGTGGCGACGAATCTGTTTGCAACAAAAAAAAGATGCCTCCTCGCACTCGGTATGCCAGAGGAGCTTCCAGAGGACGAGGCCGTAGAAAAATTTGAAGAGATCCTGGCAAAGTACAAACCCTTGCCGCCTCGACAAGTGAGCGGCGGGCCGGTCACGGAAAACGTTCTTCATGGCGATCAGGTCGACCTGTTCCGATTTCCCGCGCCGAAGTGGCATGAACTGGACGGCGGCAGGTATTTAGGCACCGGCTGCTGCGTCATCCAAAAAGATCCGGACGGCGGCTGGATCAACGTCGCGACCTACAGAATCGCGCTCCACGATCAACGTACCACCGGAATTTTTATTTCCGAGGGTCACCAGGGAACCGCTATCGAGAAGAAATATTGGGCCAAGGGACAGAGCTGTCCCGTGGCTGTGTCTCTCGGCCACGATCCCATGCTTTTCCTCGCCTCCTCCGGCGGTTTTGGCTTCGACTGGGGCGTCAGCGAATACGACGTCGCGGGCTATCTCGGCGGCGCGCCGGTTGAAGTGATCGTCGACGAATACACCGGGTTGCCGATCCCGGCCAACTCGGAAATCGTCTTGGTGGGAGAAATTCCGCCGCCCGAAGCGGAGCTGCGTCCTGAAGGACCCTTCGGCGAGTTTACGGGGTACTATGCTTCGGGGACCCGGCCCGAGCCCGTCATTCGAGTGAAAGCGATTTATCATCGCCACGAGCCTATTCTACAGGGAAGCCCGCCGCTGATGCCGAGAGGGCACTGGGGCTATAGTTTCGCTTTGCCGGTCAAGAAAAGAAACGTCAAAAGAAAACTGCTGGCAAGCGGGATTCCGGACGTGCTCGACGACTGCACCTTGGCGATTCCCGGCGTCGAAGTCATCAAGGTGAGACAGCGGGATGCCGAGCACGCGCGAAAAGTCGGCCTGAAGGCGCTCGAGGTCAGTTCCGCTCGAGTGATCATCGTCGTGGATGAGGACATCGACATTCGCAACCCGGCGCAGGTGTTGTGGGCGGTGGGCACAAGGTGCGACCCCGAGAGCGCGGTAGATATCGTCAAGGACTGTAAAACGCACGGTCTCGATCCTTTGCTGCCGCCCGACAAGAGGAGCCAAAAGAACTTCACGACGGCGAAAATGGTGTTGAACGCCTGCCGGCCCTACGGCTGGCGGGAAGATTTCCCGCCGGTCAATCGATGCACCAATGAGTTGCGCGCCAATACCTTGAAGAAGTGGAGCGGCTTGTTCACCGGCCGCGAGGTGAAAGCCTGA
- a CDS encoding ABC transporter substrate-binding protein, which yields MEKLLGRRSRLAVAGLALLLSLVAAPDAGSQQSAEVKRLIAAAKEKGERELSLSWSEESFSGPEGARMFVDLLNRMYGMNIKVNFTPGPSMTQVAGKISQEVAAGQQASTDILLGTESHYGDLLGRNVLEEYDYTKLSPRIRKNLVAPHGVEIGSIISGAIYNTGLIPALEAPKKLEDVLNPKWKGVIASTVNAGIFDRVAARPEWGAAKMKAFVTKLSAHVAGLIRCGEVSRVISGEFSMLVLGCGSLFVNQAKAKGAPLGQAVLEDGTTLGFFYMGVPRTAAHPNLAKLFINAVMSEEGQKIAYKTYFNDHPELPGSQSAVELKDLKAMGREALKVNVQFLTEHPELRQLSDELRKILQQKPKG from the coding sequence ATGGAAAAACTACTCGGACGGCGCAGTCGTTTAGCCGTGGCCGGTTTGGCGCTGCTTCTTTCGCTCGTGGCTGCGCCCGACGCCGGGAGCCAACAGTCCGCCGAGGTCAAGCGCCTGATCGCCGCCGCCAAGGAAAAAGGCGAGCGCGAGCTGAGCCTCTCCTGGAGCGAGGAGTCTTTCAGCGGCCCCGAGGGGGCGAGGATGTTCGTGGACCTCTTGAACCGCATGTACGGCATGAACATCAAGGTGAATTTCACTCCCGGCCCGTCGATGACCCAGGTGGCGGGAAAGATCTCCCAGGAAGTCGCGGCGGGACAACAGGCCTCGACGGATATCCTGCTCGGCACGGAATCGCACTACGGCGATCTGCTCGGCCGAAACGTGTTGGAAGAGTACGACTATACGAAGCTCTCGCCGCGCATCAGAAAGAATCTGGTTGCGCCGCACGGCGTGGAAATCGGCAGTATCATTTCCGGGGCGATCTACAACACCGGCCTGATCCCGGCGCTCGAGGCGCCCAAAAAGCTGGAGGATGTCTTGAACCCCAAGTGGAAGGGCGTGATCGCTTCGACGGTCAATGCCGGCATCTTCGACCGGGTTGCCGCCCGGCCGGAATGGGGCGCGGCAAAAATGAAAGCCTTTGTGACCAAGCTCTCCGCCCACGTCGCCGGCCTCATTCGCTGCGGCGAGGTCTCCCGGGTGATCAGCGGGGAGTTCTCCATGCTGGTGTTGGGCTGCGGCAGCTTGTTCGTCAACCAGGCCAAGGCCAAGGGAGCGCCGCTGGGTCAAGCGGTCCTGGAGGATGGCACCACGCTGGGCTTTTTTTATATGGGTGTGCCGCGCACCGCGGCCCATCCCAACCTGGCCAAGCTCTTCATCAATGCGGTTATGAGCGAGGAGGGGCAGAAGATCGCTTATAAAACCTACTTCAACGATCATCCTGAGCTGCCCGGCTCGCAATCCGCGGTAGAGTTGAAGGATCTCAAAGCGATGGGCAGAGAAGCGCTCAAGGTCAATGTCCAGTTTCTCACGGAACATCCGGAACTGCGCCAGTTAAGCGACGAGTTGAGAAAGATATTGCAGCAGAAGCCCAAGGGATGA
- a CDS encoding class II aldolase/adducin family protein — translation MDTIGQLKQDLILASAMLEWDIGDIWGHVSARLPDGKGFLLKHLRHQVKDINRPDEVLTFDYDGNLLSGSKGVPKEIVIYTTLYRTRPEINGIVHAHPPMAITVTATNQKIVPIHLHSFVFKDAVPVYPIPIMICTDQEGKAIDKKMGSHSAVVIKGHGAVTIGADHKDATIQMLYLERTARMIAAAKNGKIKPIPAKYVKIQEQRLARNIGDSDHQFRLEWEYFTRKLKKNEPWTRG, via the coding sequence TTGGATACGATCGGTCAACTTAAACAGGACCTCATTTTGGCTTCGGCCATGCTCGAGTGGGATATCGGAGACATCTGGGGGCACGTCAGCGCGCGCTTGCCGGACGGGAAGGGCTTCCTGCTAAAACACCTGCGGCATCAGGTCAAGGACATAAACCGACCGGACGAAGTTCTGACCTTCGACTACGACGGCAACCTTTTATCGGGAAGCAAAGGCGTGCCCAAAGAAATCGTCATCTACACGACGCTCTATCGCACGCGCCCCGAGATCAACGGCATCGTCCATGCTCATCCGCCGATGGCGATCACGGTCACGGCAACGAACCAAAAAATCGTCCCCATCCATCTTCACTCTTTCGTCTTCAAGGACGCCGTTCCGGTTTATCCGATCCCGATTATGATTTGCACCGATCAAGAGGGCAAAGCCATAGATAAGAAAATGGGCAGCCACTCGGCCGTCGTCATCAAAGGGCACGGCGCCGTTACCATTGGGGCAGATCACAAGGACGCCACCATCCAGATGCTCTACCTGGAGCGAACGGCGCGGATGATAGCGGCGGCGAAGAACGGAAAAATCAAGCCGATCCCGGCGAAGTACGTAAAAATCCAGGAGCAGCGCCTGGCGCGAAATATCGGGGATTCCGACCACCAGTTCCGCCTGGAGTGGGAGTACTTCACGAGAAAGCTCAAAAAAAACGAGCCGTGGACGAGAGGCTAG